A genomic segment from Longimicrobium sp. encodes:
- a CDS encoding MotA/TolQ/ExbB proton channel family protein — protein sequence MVIQLDIGKIWADTGPINRAIVFILIGMSIISLAVAVAKWLRFRKMARATKAFAPVFSQALENDNIPEALAAADQYTNSHVARVLGESLREVAPLLDDPRAAGAAIVSAERSVEREQILLANDLKSGLGLLATVGATAPFVGLLGTTLGIVNAFMGMGESGAGLEAVSSGIAEALIATAIGLVAAIPAVWLYNYFTARLDTLFSELAYAGREMIDWMMTRQAKREYMSGSTPTFHGD from the coding sequence ATGGTCATCCAGCTGGACATCGGAAAGATCTGGGCCGACACCGGTCCCATCAACCGGGCGATCGTGTTCATCCTGATCGGCATGAGCATCATCTCGCTCGCCGTGGCCGTGGCCAAGTGGCTGCGGTTCCGGAAGATGGCCCGCGCGACCAAGGCGTTCGCGCCGGTGTTCTCCCAGGCGCTGGAGAACGACAACATCCCCGAGGCCCTCGCCGCCGCCGACCAGTACACCAACTCGCACGTGGCCCGCGTGCTGGGCGAGTCGCTCCGCGAGGTGGCGCCGCTGCTGGACGACCCCCGCGCCGCCGGCGCGGCCATCGTCTCGGCCGAGCGCTCGGTGGAGCGCGAGCAGATCCTGCTGGCCAACGACCTGAAGTCGGGGCTGGGCCTGCTGGCCACGGTGGGCGCCACGGCGCCGTTCGTGGGGCTCCTGGGCACCACGCTCGGCATCGTGAACGCCTTCATGGGGATGGGCGAGAGCGGCGCGGGCCTCGAGGCGGTCTCCTCGGGTATCGCCGAGGCGCTGATCGCCACGGCCATCGGCCTGGTGGCCGCGATCCCCGCGGTGTGGCTGTACAACTACTTCACCGCGCGCCTCGACACGCTGTTCTCGGAGCTGGCCTACGCCGGCCGCGAGATGATCGACTGGATGATGACGCGCCAGGCGAAGCGCGAGTACATGTCGGGGAGCACGCCCACCTTCCACGGGGACTGA